One Candidatus Uhrbacteria bacterium CG10_big_fil_rev_8_21_14_0_10_50_16 genomic region harbors:
- a CDS encoding RNA-binding protein, protein MQNKLFVGGLPWAVDDAQLEEIFAPHGEVTSARVVTDKFTGKSRGFGFVEFATDEQAQAAVDAMDGSELGGRTINVNVARPKGE, encoded by the coding sequence ATGCAGAACAAGCTATTTGTTGGCGGCCTACCATGGGCCGTTGATGACGCTCAGCTCGAAGAGATCTTTGCCCCACACGGTGAAGTGACCTCAGCTCGCGTTGTCACAGACAAGTTCACAGGGAAGAGCCGCGGATTCGGATTCGTCGAATTTGCAACAGACGAGCAAGCGCAAGCTGCCGTCGATGCAATGGATGGATCAGAACTTGGCGGACGCACCATCAATGTGAACGTTGCTCGCCCAAAGGGAGAGTAA
- a CDS encoding metallophosphoesterase codes for MQILAIADRPPDQPIKTILLKHAIDVIVTLGDLEQQQIYELEQITDIPKLGVYGNHCSGMYMTELGIENMHLRTLEIDGVTFGGFEGCVRYKNTSAKMYTQEESIELLRDFSRVDVMLCHAPPFGVNDEPDDSVHAGYKGLREYVEQKAPGYLLHGHTYPKEDALVTQLGSTQIVYVFGSKVITISK; via the coding sequence ATGCAAATACTCGCCATTGCGGACAGACCGCCGGATCAACCTATCAAGACGATCCTCTTAAAACACGCGATCGACGTAATCGTGACACTTGGAGATTTGGAACAACAACAAATTTACGAGCTGGAGCAGATCACCGATATCCCAAAACTAGGCGTCTATGGCAATCATTGCTCAGGAATGTACATGACGGAACTGGGAATTGAGAATATGCATCTGCGAACGTTGGAGATTGATGGGGTTACGTTTGGGGGATTTGAAGGATGCGTACGTTACAAAAACACGTCTGCCAAAATGTACACGCAGGAGGAATCGATCGAATTACTACGTGATTTTTCACGTGTAGATGTTATGCTCTGTCATGCTCCTCCGTTTGGGGTAAATGATGAACCAGATGATTCTGTTCATGCAGGATACAAGGGATTACGAGAATACGTTGAGCAAAAAGCGCCCGGGTATCTTTTGCACGGTCACACGTATCCAAAGGAAGATGCGCTTGTCACGCAGCTAGGATCAACACAGATTGTGTACGTGTTTGGATCAAAAGTTATTACAATAAGCAAATAA